The following proteins come from a genomic window of Micromonospora echinofusca:
- a CDS encoding Type 1 glutamine amidotransferase-like domain-containing protein, whose protein sequence is MPASEPTILATSMGIYAPRHEGGPRRVNPVFDLAAELAGAGPEPRICFLNQAEGDQPTTLARVYEAFAGSRFRMMHLALFPMPNVDDVRAHLLAQDVIWVGGGSVANLCAVWQVHGLGQILRECWESGVVLGGVSAGSICWHTGGATDSFGTTLRGFTGGLGWLPYGNGVHYDSEEQRRPLMHRLVADGTLPTAHCTDDGTGLLYRGTRLVEAVADREGVSAYEVSRAEDGTARETPIAPRLLA, encoded by the coding sequence GTGCCCGCCAGCGAACCGACCATCCTCGCCACCAGCATGGGCATCTACGCGCCGCGCCACGAGGGCGGGCCCCGGCGGGTCAACCCCGTCTTCGACCTCGCCGCCGAACTGGCCGGGGCCGGGCCGGAGCCCAGGATCTGCTTCCTCAACCAGGCCGAGGGGGACCAGCCGACCACGCTCGCCCGGGTCTACGAGGCGTTCGCCGGCAGCCGGTTCCGGATGATGCACCTGGCGCTGTTCCCGATGCCCAACGTCGACGACGTCCGCGCCCACCTGCTCGCCCAGGACGTGATCTGGGTCGGCGGCGGCAGCGTCGCCAACCTCTGCGCGGTCTGGCAGGTGCACGGCCTCGGCCAGATCCTGCGCGAGTGCTGGGAATCCGGCGTGGTGCTCGGCGGCGTCTCCGCCGGCTCGATCTGCTGGCACACCGGCGGGGCCACCGACAGCTTCGGCACCACCCTGCGCGGCTTCACCGGCGGGCTGGGCTGGCTGCCCTACGGCAACGGCGTGCACTACGACAGCGAGGAGCAGCGCCGCCCGCTGATGCACCGGCTGGTCGCCGACGGCACGCTGCCGACCGCCCACTGCACCGACGACGGCACCGGCCTGCTCTACCGGGGCACCCGGCTGGTCGAGGCGGTCGCGGACCGCGAGGGCGTCTCGGCGTACGAGGTCAGCCGCGCCGAGGACGGCACGGCGCGGGAGACCCCGATCGCCCCCCGCCTGCTCGCCTGA
- a CDS encoding YnfA family protein, translating into MTVARSILLFLLAALAEIGGAWLVWQGWRENRGLLWVAAGVVALGLYGFVATFQPDPNFGRILAAYGGVFVAGSLAWGMVVDKFRPDRYDLVGAAICLVGVAVIMYAPRSG; encoded by the coding sequence ATGACGGTGGCCCGCTCCATCCTGCTGTTCCTGCTCGCCGCGCTCGCCGAGATCGGCGGGGCCTGGCTCGTCTGGCAGGGCTGGCGCGAGAACCGGGGGCTGCTGTGGGTGGCCGCCGGGGTCGTCGCCCTCGGCCTCTACGGCTTCGTCGCCACCTTCCAGCCCGATCCGAACTTCGGCCGCATCCTGGCCGCCTACGGCGGCGTCTTCGTCGCCGGCTCCCTGGCGTGGGGCATGGTCGTCGACAAGTTCCGCCCCGACCGCTACGACCTCGTCGGCGCGGCCATCTGCCTGGTCGGGGTCGCCGTCATCATGTACGCCCCACGCAGCGGCTGA
- a CDS encoding Rv0361 family membrane protein: MTHPYQVPQPPKRRTLRTVLIVVSVVVVLCCGGAGVGGFFLYKGVKGATDPARQAAESFVSHLEAGEPDAAYELLCGDTRGGYTREAFAQGVAKQPKIRGHKVDGVNVSSVNGRTSATVNMALTLDSGFTDRHTFMLVKEDGAWKVCGQPY, translated from the coding sequence ATGACCCACCCGTACCAGGTGCCCCAGCCGCCGAAGCGGCGCACGCTGCGCACCGTGTTGATCGTCGTCAGTGTGGTCGTCGTGCTGTGCTGCGGTGGTGCCGGCGTCGGCGGCTTCTTCTTGTACAAGGGGGTCAAGGGCGCGACGGACCCGGCGCGGCAGGCCGCCGAGTCGTTCGTGAGCCACCTGGAGGCGGGCGAGCCGGACGCGGCGTACGAGCTGTTGTGCGGCGACACGCGCGGCGGGTACACGAGGGAGGCGTTCGCACAGGGCGTCGCCAAGCAGCCGAAGATCCGCGGTCACAAGGTCGACGGCGTCAACGTGTCGAGCGTCAACGGCCGCACGTCGGCGACGGTGAACATGGCCCTGACGCTGGACAGCGGCTTCACCGACCGGCACACGTTCATGCTGGTGAAGGAGGACGGGGCCTGGAAGGTGTGCGGCCAGCCGTACTGA
- a CDS encoding DUF5005 domain-containing protein: protein MSATALNTMFQTYGDQGGHWTGGDNTASVALPDGRVAWLFSDTYLGTVNADGTRPAGTPMVNNTLVVQENTSLVSTRHGGSASAPSALVVPTQADQYFWAADGVVEGGALKVLYNRMQRGGSDDNLDFILKGTSLVTFALPGLTVSSVVDLPVGDSVGWGSAILEDGGYTYIYGTSSGDGGMRFGHVARAPAGGFGGAWQYWTGSAWSSTESSAARLLSGVGTTYGVFRSGDKYVLLTQDNNQVFNPQFVTYTADSPTGPFTGPTPLFDAPEAVPGTPKIVYDARVHPELTTSGKLLFSYNVNSLDNADNLSDARLYRPRFIELAWPRPVPDPAALPGVPQAVTATPDDKGDVTLAWQAVAGATGYRLHRRDVTTGQTHFSRESAVATGTSAKIGFLYSGHTYEFRVSAVNTAGEGTPSTTVTAVPRIAPPPAPASVTAVADDAGSITVSWDQVPDAWGYDLLERDLTAGDSEFNLALRPGSTDTQVRRENLEHGHLYEFALVTRNGGGESPRSAIATATAQYALPPAPTGLTATPRSDGSVALAWTAPAPLLWYMVYQRDVTAGEAAFTQLPLPVEGTAITADFLHHGHTYEWKVSATNRGGEGPASGVVQGTSTMAPPAAPTNLRATVGDGKVTLVWDAPSDNVFYHIYQRNVTTGEGEFTELPLPITECCTMTPEFLTNNETYEFKVAASNQGGTGAASTAIQVTPRAPTPAKVTGLTATPQSNGSIRLQWTGPTGNYWYDVYRRDVTAGGSFTKLPLPVTTCCAMTDSLLVHRHVYAYKVVANNGTDGPASDIVQATSNYSPPPAPQNLRARAAGDGSVDLDWDPVGPNIDYWIYQRDVTAGQTSFQKLPLPLTDSAFSAGLLANGHQYEFKVSASNQGGEGATSAAVRVTALGGLPARPANLSADVGNATVRLTWTASATSGVSYDVYQRDVTAGQSWQKLPYPVTTCCAFSGSLLTNGHTYEWRVVATNVHGSSAASNVVSGRPMPPLPGSPSNLVRTVGDGTVRLTWTASPSPNVSYDVYQRDVTAGQSWRKLPYAVGCCSFNGGLLTNGHTYEWKVSATNMTGSSGFSNTVSGRPMPPLPSAPSGLTATPKSNGVTLKWTASTPSNVSYSIYQRDVTTGQSWQKLPLGVSCCTFNGALLINGHTYEWKVLASNITGSSGFSNTVSARPMPPMPKAPGGLLAWGGVNRVTFTWGDGGNSKLDTFYQVYYRNLSDGQTSWSKYRSPIAETKVIIYDFLRELKAYEFKVSAVNISGEVSSSSTVEAIPYRVVPYNSGVRRRGNQDNGSNDWAGIFALAHSTSCQGDWFQTICFGMTPIMYAGQTNPVTVGDFFFYARGGPQRLEEELVCEVRQRLILRRMYGAATANNEGPDLLWHEQIHSVQWSEYSDWGAFLWDYRNDHMRFEKEANLYWGGYKVKYGASRC, encoded by the coding sequence ATGTCGGCGACGGCGCTCAACACGATGTTCCAGACGTACGGCGATCAGGGCGGGCACTGGACGGGAGGTGACAACACCGCCTCCGTGGCCCTACCCGACGGGCGGGTCGCGTGGCTCTTCTCGGACACGTACCTGGGCACGGTCAACGCGGACGGCACCCGTCCGGCCGGCACGCCGATGGTGAACAACACCCTCGTCGTGCAGGAGAACACGAGCCTGGTGTCCACCCGCCACGGTGGCTCAGCGTCGGCACCGTCCGCCCTGGTCGTCCCAACCCAGGCCGACCAGTACTTCTGGGCGGCGGACGGCGTCGTCGAGGGCGGTGCCCTCAAGGTGCTCTACAACCGCATGCAGCGCGGTGGGAGCGACGACAATCTCGACTTCATCCTCAAGGGAACCTCACTGGTGACCTTCGCCCTGCCGGGACTCACAGTCTCATCCGTCGTGGATCTGCCCGTCGGTGACTCGGTCGGCTGGGGCTCGGCGATTTTGGAGGACGGCGGATACACCTACATCTACGGCACGTCGTCCGGTGATGGCGGCATGCGCTTCGGACACGTCGCCCGCGCACCCGCAGGAGGCTTCGGCGGCGCATGGCAGTACTGGACGGGCAGCGCCTGGTCGAGCACGGAATCCTCGGCCGCACGGCTGCTCAGCGGCGTCGGCACGACCTATGGCGTCTTCCGGTCGGGAGACAAGTACGTCCTGCTCACGCAGGACAACAACCAGGTCTTCAACCCGCAGTTCGTGACCTACACCGCCGACTCGCCGACTGGTCCGTTCACCGGGCCGACGCCCCTGTTCGACGCGCCCGAGGCCGTACCGGGCACTCCGAAGATCGTCTACGACGCCCGTGTCCATCCCGAGCTCACCACCAGCGGCAAGCTGCTGTTCTCCTACAACGTCAACAGCCTCGACAACGCCGACAACCTCAGCGACGCCCGGCTGTACCGTCCCCGGTTCATCGAGCTCGCCTGGCCTCGGCCGGTCCCCGACCCGGCGGCGCTCCCCGGAGTACCGCAGGCGGTCACCGCGACCCCGGACGACAAGGGCGACGTCACACTCGCGTGGCAGGCGGTCGCCGGCGCCACCGGCTACCGGTTGCACCGGCGTGACGTGACAACCGGCCAGACGCACTTCAGCCGGGAGAGTGCGGTCGCCACAGGGACGTCCGCGAAGATCGGCTTCCTGTACTCCGGGCACACCTACGAATTCCGGGTCAGTGCCGTCAACACGGCAGGCGAGGGCACGCCGTCGACCACGGTGACCGCGGTGCCCCGGATCGCCCCGCCGCCGGCCCCGGCATCCGTCACGGCGGTCGCCGACGATGCCGGCAGCATCACCGTCTCGTGGGATCAGGTGCCTGACGCCTGGGGCTACGACCTGCTCGAGCGTGATCTCACCGCAGGTGACAGTGAGTTCAACCTCGCCCTCCGACCCGGCAGCACCGACACCCAGGTCCGGCGGGAGAACCTCGAGCACGGTCACCTGTACGAGTTCGCCCTGGTCACCAGGAACGGTGGTGGCGAGTCACCCCGGTCGGCGATCGCCACGGCGACCGCACAGTACGCGCTCCCGCCCGCGCCGACCGGCCTGACCGCCACCCCCCGCAGCGACGGCAGCGTTGCCCTGGCGTGGACGGCGCCGGCCCCTCTGCTGTGGTACATGGTCTATCAGCGGGACGTGACGGCCGGCGAGGCGGCCTTCACGCAGTTGCCCCTCCCCGTCGAGGGCACCGCGATAACCGCCGATTTTCTGCACCACGGGCACACCTACGAGTGGAAGGTCAGCGCCACCAACCGGGGAGGCGAGGGGCCGGCCAGCGGCGTGGTACAGGGCACGTCGACGATGGCGCCGCCGGCTGCCCCGACGAACCTCCGGGCAACCGTGGGAGATGGGAAGGTCACCCTCGTTTGGGACGCGCCGAGCGACAACGTCTTCTACCACATCTACCAACGCAACGTCACGACCGGGGAGGGGGAGTTCACCGAACTCCCCCTGCCGATCACCGAGTGCTGCACCATGACGCCGGAGTTCCTCACCAACAACGAGACCTACGAGTTCAAGGTGGCCGCGAGCAACCAGGGGGGCACGGGCGCGGCGTCCACCGCCATCCAGGTCACCCCGCGGGCGCCGACGCCGGCCAAGGTGACCGGCCTGACGGCGACGCCACAGTCCAACGGCTCGATCCGGCTGCAGTGGACCGGGCCGACGGGCAACTACTGGTACGACGTCTACCGGCGTGACGTCACCGCCGGCGGCAGCTTCACCAAACTTCCGCTGCCGGTGACGACCTGCTGCGCCATGACGGACTCGTTGCTGGTGCACCGCCACGTGTACGCCTACAAGGTCGTCGCCAACAACGGCACCGACGGCCCGGCGAGCGACATCGTCCAGGCGACCAGCAACTACTCGCCGCCGCCGGCCCCGCAGAACCTGCGCGCGAGGGCGGCTGGTGACGGCAGCGTGGATCTGGACTGGGATCCGGTCGGTCCCAACATCGACTATTGGATCTACCAGCGTGACGTGACCGCGGGTCAGACGTCCTTTCAGAAGCTGCCGCTCCCGCTGACCGACAGCGCGTTCAGCGCCGGCCTCCTGGCCAATGGCCACCAATACGAGTTCAAGGTGAGCGCGTCCAACCAGGGCGGGGAAGGAGCCACGTCGGCCGCGGTACGCGTCACCGCCCTGGGTGGGCTTCCCGCCCGTCCCGCCAACCTGAGCGCGGACGTGGGCAACGCCACGGTGCGCCTGACCTGGACGGCGAGCGCCACCTCCGGCGTCTCGTACGACGTCTACCAGCGGGACGTGACGGCCGGGCAGTCCTGGCAGAAGCTGCCCTACCCGGTGACGACCTGCTGCGCGTTCAGCGGCTCGCTGCTCACCAACGGGCACACCTACGAGTGGAGAGTGGTCGCCACCAACGTCCACGGTTCCAGCGCCGCCTCGAACGTGGTTAGTGGCCGCCCGATGCCGCCACTGCCGGGCAGCCCCTCGAACCTGGTTCGGACGGTGGGTGACGGAACGGTCCGGCTGACCTGGACGGCCAGCCCGAGCCCGAACGTCTCGTACGACGTCTACCAGCGGGACGTGACGGCCGGACAGTCCTGGCGCAAGCTGCCGTACGCGGTGGGCTGTTGCTCGTTCAACGGTGGCCTACTCACGAATGGGCACACGTACGAGTGGAAGGTGAGCGCGACGAACATGACCGGTTCGAGCGGATTCTCGAACACCGTCAGTGGGCGTCCGATGCCACCCCTGCCGTCGGCCCCCTCCGGTCTCACCGCTACTCCGAAGAGCAACGGCGTCACCCTTAAGTGGACGGCCAGCACGCCGTCGAACGTCTCCTACTCGATCTACCAGCGGGACGTGACGACGGGGCAGTCGTGGCAGAAGTTGCCGCTCGGCGTGAGTTGCTGCACCTTCAACGGGGCCCTGCTGATCAACGGGCACACGTACGAGTGGAAGGTCCTGGCGTCGAACATCACGGGTTCGAGCGGGTTCTCGAACACGGTGAGCGCCCGCCCGATGCCCCCGATGCCGAAGGCGCCCGGCGGGCTGTTGGCCTGGGGTGGCGTCAACCGGGTCACGTTCACCTGGGGGGATGGCGGGAACTCGAAGCTCGACACGTTTTACCAGGTCTATTACCGAAACCTCAGCGATGGGCAGACCAGTTGGTCGAAGTACCGGAGCCCGATCGCCGAAACCAAAGTAATCATTTACGATTTCCTGCGCGAACTGAAAGCCTACGAGTTCAAGGTCTCGGCGGTGAACATTTCCGGTGAGGTGTCGTCGAGTTCCACGGTGGAGGCCATCCCCTATCGGGTGGTGCCGTACAACAGTGGCGTCCGGCGGCGAGGGAATCAGGATAACGGCAGCAACGACTGGGCCGGCATATTCGCGCTGGCCCACAGCACTTCATGCCAGGGGGACTGGTTCCAGACCATCTGCTTCGGCATGACGCCGATCATGTACGCCGGCCAGACCAATCCGGTGACGGTGGGTGACTTCTTCTTCTACGCAAGAGGCGGCCCGCAGCGGCTGGAAGAGGAGTTGGTGTGTGAGGTCCGGCAGCGGTTGATCCTGCGGCGGATGTACGGGGCGGCGACCGCGAACAACGAGGGCCCGGACCTCCTCTGGCACGAGCAGATCCACTCCGTTCAATGGTCGGAGTACAGCGATTGGGGGGCCTTCCTGTGGGATTACCGCAACGATCACATGCGTTTCGAGAAGGAGGCAAACCTCTACTGGGGCGGCTACAAGGTCAAGTACGGCGCATCGAGGTGCTGA
- a CDS encoding GNAT family N-acetyltransferase codes for MIETRVLSEDDWRMWRELRLAALAEAAYAFGSQLADWQGDGDREERWRGRLAIPGSRNILVTLDGQPVGMASGVPTEQDGIVELISMYVAPVGRGRGVGDHLVRAIEQWARQVGSEALRLAVVAGNRNAWALYQRHGFQDTGELGGLMPDGVRREHILTKSLVS; via the coding sequence ATGATCGAGACGCGTGTCCTCAGCGAGGACGATTGGAGGATGTGGCGGGAACTGCGGCTCGCCGCGCTGGCGGAGGCGGCGTACGCATTCGGCTCCCAGTTGGCGGACTGGCAGGGCGACGGCGACCGCGAGGAACGCTGGCGCGGTCGGCTGGCCATCCCCGGCTCTCGCAACATCCTGGTGACTCTCGACGGGCAGCCCGTCGGGATGGCCAGTGGGGTGCCGACCGAACAGGACGGCATCGTCGAGCTGATCTCGATGTACGTGGCGCCGGTGGGACGTGGCCGGGGCGTGGGCGACCACCTCGTGCGGGCGATCGAGCAGTGGGCGCGGCAGGTGGGCTCGGAAGCGCTGCGGCTGGCCGTGGTGGCGGGCAACAGGAACGCCTGGGCGCTCTACCAGCGGCATGGCTTCCAGGACACGGGTGAGCTGGGTGGCCTCATGCCCGACGGCGTGCGCCGGGAGCACATCCTGACCAAGAGCCTCGTCAGCTAG
- a CDS encoding YciI family protein produces MKYLMFVCTDSEPDTDRADWPDVEAWVEENDARGRRLTGDALAGTTAATTVRVRNGELLVTDGPFAETKEVIMGFDLLECADLDEAIEVARAHPMAREGRLELRPVVSLDG; encoded by the coding sequence ATGAAGTACCTGATGTTCGTCTGCACCGACAGCGAGCCGGACACCGACCGGGCCGACTGGCCGGACGTCGAGGCGTGGGTCGAGGAGAACGACGCCCGGGGCCGGCGGCTGACGGGCGACGCCCTCGCGGGCACGACGGCTGCCACCACGGTCCGCGTCCGCAACGGGGAGCTGCTGGTCACCGACGGTCCGTTCGCCGAGACCAAGGAGGTGATCATGGGTTTCGACCTGCTGGAGTGCGCCGACCTGGACGAGGCGATCGAGGTGGCGCGCGCCCACCCGATGGCCCGCGAGGGGCGGCTCGAACTGCGTCCGGTCGTCAGTCTGGATGGCTGA
- the ychF gene encoding redox-regulated ATPase YchF, which translates to MSLTIGIVGLPNVGKSTLFNALTKNDVLAANYPFATIEPNVGVVGLPDERLHTLAEIFSSQKVLPAPVSFVDIAGLVRGASKGQGRGNAFLANIRDASAICQVVRAFSDPNVVHVDGKVSPADDIETINTELILADLQTLEKALPRLEKEAKLRKDRAAAVAAAKQAVELLDTGVTLYAGAKDAGIELEHLRELHLLTTKPFLYVFNVDEAELGNAEFLDELRALVAPAEAVFMDAKIESELVDLPEEEARELLESIGQPEPGLDQLVRVGFRTLGLQTYLTAGPKEARAWTIPVGATAPEAAGVIHSDFQRGFIKAEVVSFDDLVAAKSMAAAKAAGKVRIEGKEYVMQDGDVVEFRFNV; encoded by the coding sequence GTGAGTCTCACCATCGGCATCGTCGGCCTGCCCAACGTCGGCAAGAGCACCCTGTTCAACGCGCTGACCAAGAACGACGTGCTCGCGGCGAACTACCCGTTCGCCACCATCGAGCCCAACGTCGGCGTCGTCGGGCTGCCGGACGAGCGGCTGCACACGCTCGCCGAGATCTTCAGTTCGCAGAAGGTGCTGCCCGCCCCGGTGTCGTTCGTCGACATCGCCGGCCTGGTGCGCGGCGCCTCCAAGGGGCAGGGCCGGGGCAACGCGTTCCTGGCGAACATCCGTGACGCGTCGGCGATCTGCCAGGTCGTACGGGCCTTCTCCGACCCGAACGTGGTGCACGTCGACGGCAAGGTCTCCCCGGCCGACGACATCGAGACGATCAACACCGAGCTGATCCTCGCCGACCTCCAGACCCTGGAGAAGGCGCTGCCCCGGCTGGAGAAGGAGGCCAAGCTCCGCAAGGACCGGGCCGCCGCCGTCGCCGCCGCCAAGCAGGCCGTCGAACTGCTCGACACCGGCGTCACCCTCTACGCGGGCGCCAAGGACGCGGGCATCGAGCTGGAGCACCTGCGCGAGTTGCACCTGCTCACCACCAAGCCGTTCCTGTACGTCTTCAACGTCGACGAGGCCGAGCTGGGCAACGCCGAGTTCCTCGACGAGCTGCGCGCCCTGGTCGCCCCGGCCGAGGCGGTCTTCATGGACGCCAAGATCGAGTCCGAGCTGGTGGACCTGCCCGAGGAGGAGGCCCGCGAGCTGCTGGAGTCGATCGGCCAGCCCGAGCCGGGCCTGGACCAGCTCGTCCGGGTCGGGTTCCGCACGCTCGGGCTCCAGACGTACCTCACCGCCGGCCCCAAGGAGGCGCGCGCCTGGACCATCCCGGTCGGCGCGACCGCCCCGGAGGCCGCGGGGGTCATCCACTCCGACTTCCAGCGCGGCTTCATCAAGGCCGAGGTGGTCTCCTTCGACGACCTGGTCGCGGCCAAGTCCATGGCGGCGGCAAAGGCAGCCGGCAAGGTCCGGATCGAGGGCAAGGAGTACGTCATGCAGGACGGCGACGTCGTGGAGTTCCGCTTCAACGTCTGA
- a CDS encoding MarR family winged helix-turn-helix transcriptional regulator → MTERDDVDGIVEQWQRERPGMRPEPMAVFGRIYRLARLVGDEQERTYARWSISRGEFDVLAALRRAGAPYTLAPKALTASLMLTSGGMTGRLDRLERAGLVRRSPDPADRRGLQVTLTPAGLDLVEEAAEAGLAVQRRLLDALPAEDQRRLADLLRTLLGAVTGGGR, encoded by the coding sequence GTGACCGAGCGGGACGACGTCGACGGCATCGTCGAGCAGTGGCAGCGGGAACGGCCCGGGATGCGCCCCGAGCCGATGGCGGTCTTCGGCCGGATCTACCGGCTGGCCCGGCTCGTCGGCGACGAGCAGGAGCGCACCTACGCCCGCTGGTCGATCAGCCGGGGCGAGTTCGACGTGCTCGCCGCCCTGCGCCGCGCCGGCGCCCCCTACACGCTGGCGCCGAAGGCGCTCACCGCCTCGCTGATGCTCACCTCCGGCGGGATGACCGGCCGGCTCGACCGGCTGGAGCGCGCCGGGCTGGTCCGCCGCTCACCCGACCCGGCCGACCGGCGCGGACTCCAGGTCACGCTCACCCCCGCCGGCCTCGACCTCGTGGAGGAGGCCGCCGAGGCGGGGCTGGCCGTCCAGCGCCGGCTGCTCGACGCGCTGCCCGCAGAGGACCAGCGGCGCCTCGCCGACCTCCTGCGTACGCTGCTGGGCGCGGTCACCGGCGGCGGACGCTGA
- a CDS encoding DNA-3-methyladenine glycosylase 2 family protein, producing the protein MELDFERCYRAVDSRDQRFDGWFYTGVTSTGIYCRPSCPATTPKRQNVRFFPSAAAAQTAGLRACRRCRPDAAPGSPQWDVRADVVGRAMRLIADGVVDRDGIPGLAARLGYTERHLHRMLRAEMGAGPLALARAQRAQTARTLIETTGLGMAEIAFAAGFGSVRQFNDTVREVYGRAPSELRTACGRSVAPGGAGTITLRLAYRPPLHARALLDFLALRALPGVEEVRDGTYRRGLRLPHGPGEAALTPADGHVSATLRLTDMRDLAPAVARCRRLLDLDADPTAVDGTLAADPALAGAVAAEPGIRLPRSVDGFEMAVRAVVGQQVSVRSARTTLTRLLTHLRPPAPAPGPGGVEQEVRAPGDRSREPEPLDPPAEGAGSAEGAERAGRLRGFPTAEEVLGVPDEVFGMPAGRRETLRALAGAVADGSLDLAPGGDREETVRRLLALPGIGPWTAGYVAMRALGDPDVLLPTDLAVRRGAAALGVPADPRTLDTYADRWRPWRSYAVIRLWRAA; encoded by the coding sequence GTGGAGTTGGACTTCGAGCGGTGCTACCGGGCGGTCGACAGCCGCGACCAGCGGTTCGACGGCTGGTTCTACACGGGCGTCACGTCGACCGGGATCTACTGCCGGCCGTCCTGCCCGGCGACGACGCCGAAGCGGCAGAACGTCCGGTTCTTCCCGTCGGCGGCCGCCGCCCAGACGGCAGGGCTGCGCGCCTGCCGACGCTGCCGGCCGGACGCCGCCCCGGGCTCGCCCCAGTGGGACGTACGGGCCGACGTGGTCGGCCGGGCCATGCGGCTGATCGCCGACGGGGTGGTGGACCGCGACGGCATCCCGGGGCTGGCCGCCCGGCTCGGGTACACCGAGCGGCACCTGCACCGCATGCTGCGGGCCGAGATGGGCGCCGGTCCCCTGGCCCTGGCCCGGGCGCAACGCGCGCAGACCGCGCGCACCCTGATCGAGACCACCGGGCTCGGCATGGCGGAGATCGCGTTCGCCGCCGGGTTCGGCAGCGTCCGGCAGTTCAACGACACGGTCCGGGAGGTGTACGGCAGGGCCCCGTCCGAACTGCGCACCGCGTGCGGGCGGTCGGTGGCGCCGGGCGGGGCGGGCACGATCACGCTGCGGCTCGCGTACCGCCCGCCGTTGCACGCCCGGGCGCTGCTGGACTTCCTCGCGCTGCGCGCGCTGCCCGGCGTCGAGGAGGTGCGCGACGGGACGTACCGGCGCGGCCTGCGGCTGCCGCACGGCCCGGGCGAGGCGGCCCTGACCCCGGCGGACGGGCACGTGAGCGCGACGCTACGGCTGACCGACATGCGCGACCTCGCCCCCGCCGTGGCCCGCTGCCGCCGCCTGCTCGACCTCGACGCCGACCCGACCGCCGTCGACGGCACCCTCGCCGCCGACCCGGCGCTGGCCGGGGCGGTCGCCGCTGAGCCCGGGATCCGGCTCCCCCGCTCGGTCGACGGCTTCGAGATGGCCGTGCGCGCGGTCGTCGGCCAGCAGGTCTCCGTCCGCTCGGCCCGCACCACCCTCACCCGCCTCCTGACCCACCTCCGCCCGCCCGCCCCCGCCCCCGGCCCCGGCGGCGTCGAGCAGGAGGTTCGGGCACCAGGTGACCGCTCTCGGGAGCCCGAACCTCTCGATCCACCAGCCGAGGGCGCGGGAAGTGCGGAGGGGGCCGAGCGGGCGGGCCGGTTGCGGGGGTTTCCCACCGCCGAGGAGGTGCTCGGGGTGCCGGACGAGGTGTTCGGGATGCCGGCGGGGCGGCGGGAGACACTCCGGGCGCTGGCGGGGGCCGTCGCCGACGGGTCGCTGGACCTGGCGCCGGGCGGCGACCGCGAGGAGACCGTACGGCGGCTGCTGGCGCTGCCCGGGATCGGGCCCTGGACGGCGGGCTACGTGGCGATGCGCGCCCTCGGCGACCCGGACGTCCTGCTCCCCACCGACCTCGCCGTACGCCGGGGCGCCGCCGCCCTCGGCGTCCCCGCCGACCCCCGGACCCTCGACACGTACGCCGACCGCTGGCGCCCCTGGCGCTCCTACGCGGTGATCCGACTCTGGAGAGCAGCATGA
- a CDS encoding DUF3995 domain-containing protein, giving the protein MPRTDRARVGAYGAAACASAYGSMKLAQALGANALADKDPLPPELRERLLARDPLFVASHWVLAAAAVVGVVVALATLRPWPAALPRRLLSTVAWTLGVLMIARAIGALGHGLVGDALLLTGLRPPPATHAALARDLARWDLLLWSPFFLLWGACWATAAWRLGRRHRAAGGPEATGRLDPARPSAVRPGDPHPPTSTAPHRGAAPPPGSAPGRSWAA; this is encoded by the coding sequence GTGCCGCGCACTGACCGGGCCCGGGTGGGCGCGTACGGCGCGGCGGCGTGCGCCTCGGCCTACGGGTCGATGAAGCTCGCGCAGGCGCTGGGGGCCAACGCGCTGGCCGACAAGGATCCGCTCCCGCCGGAGCTGCGCGAACGGCTCCTCGCCCGTGATCCGCTGTTCGTGGCGAGCCACTGGGTGCTGGCCGCCGCCGCGGTCGTCGGCGTCGTGGTCGCGCTGGCCACCCTGCGCCCCTGGCCGGCGGCCCTGCCACGCCGGCTGCTGTCGACGGTCGCCTGGACGCTCGGCGTACTCATGATCGCCCGGGCGATCGGGGCGCTGGGGCACGGCCTCGTCGGTGACGCGCTGCTGCTGACGGGCCTGCGGCCGCCGCCGGCCACCCACGCCGCCCTGGCCCGCGACCTGGCCCGGTGGGACCTGCTGCTGTGGTCGCCGTTCTTCCTGCTCTGGGGGGCGTGCTGGGCGACGGCGGCATGGCGGCTGGGCAGGCGGCACCGCGCCGCCGGTGGACCTGAGGCCACTGGCCGTCTGGACCCGGCCCGCCCGAGCGCCGTCCGACCGGGCGACCCGCACCCGCCTACGAGCACGGCACCGCATCGGGGAGCAGCTCCGCCGCCAGGGTCCGCGCCCGGTCGTAGCTGGGCGGCGTGA